Proteins found in one Aspergillus chevalieri M1 DNA, chromosome 2, nearly complete sequence genomic segment:
- a CDS encoding uncharacterized protein (COG:S;~EggNog:ENOG410PMEY;~InterPro:IPR004875,IPR009057,IPR006600,IPR007889;~PFAM:PF03221,PF05225,PF03184;~go_function: GO:0003676 - nucleic acid binding [Evidence IEA];~go_function: GO:0003677 - DNA binding [Evidence IEA]), protein MPPKSHTKSKNSVEQEGRMLLAISALNNNEISNIREAARVYNVPRSTLQDRLRGKTYRDETRANNHKMTQNEEESLVQWILSLDRRGAAPRPAHIQEMANILLSKRGHTTTTTVGDKWVYNFIKRHDMLKSRFSRRYNYQRAECEDPKIIKEWFDRVQITIMQHGIALEDIYNFDETGYAMGLIATAKVVTRAEMTGRPFLVQPGNREWVTSIECINSTGWALPPCIIFKGKVHIEGWYQDEALPKDWRIEVSDNGWTTDQIGLQWLRNTFIPATNGRMTGKYRLLILDGHGSHLTPQFDEICNQNDIIPICMPAHSSHLLQPLDVGCFAPLKKAYGRLVENKARRNFNHIDKLDFLEAYPQARTEVFKTENIKNSFAAAGLVPFNPERVLEKLNIQLKTPTPPGSRSTDSAPKTPHNLKQLEKQASTIKKLLGQRTESPPSPVNDAINRLVKGCEIHMNTAILLTKEVQDLQAAHEKKRQQKKRSKRQIAHTGGLSIQEGIDLMQRRNEAQEAEDTIQMETVTG, encoded by the coding sequence atgccaccaaaatcGCATACCAAATCAAAAAATTCAGTTGAGCAGGAGGGGAGGATGCTCCTTGCAATATCTGCTTTAAACAATAATGAAATATCCAATATTCGTGAAGCAGCACGTGTTTATAATGTGCCACGCTCTACTCTCCAAGACCGGCTACGCGGAAAGACATATCGGGATGAGACACGCGCAAATAATCATAAAATGACTcaaaatgaagaggaatcgctTGTACAATGGATACTATCACTTGATCGACgtggagcagctccccgACCAGCTCATATTCAGGAAATGGCTAATATTCTACTCTCAAAGCGGGGCCATACAACTACAACAACTGTTGGAGATAAATGGGTCTATAACTTTATCAAACGCCATGACATGCTTAAATCCCGATTTTCCCGACGCTATAACTACCAACGTGCTGAGTGTGAAGACCCCAAAATCATCAAGGAGTGGTTTGATCGGGTGCAAATTACTATCATGCAACATGGGATTGCGCttgaagatatctacaactttGATGAGACAGGATATGCAATGGGCCTTATAGCTACTGCTAAAGTAGTTACCAGAGCAGAGATGACTGGCCGGCCCTTTCTTGTACAGCCAGGAAACCGGGAATGGGTTACATCTATCGAGTGTATCAACTCTACAGGATGGGCTCTACCACCATGCATTATCTTCAAAGGGAAGGTCCATATTGAGGGATGGTATCAAGATGAGGCCTTGCCAAAGGACTGGAGGATTGAAGTCAGTGATAACGGATGGACAACTGATCAAATCGGACTACAATGGCTTCGAAATACCTTTATTCCAGCTACAAATGGCCGTATGACTGGAAAATACCGCCTCctgattcttgatggccatggaagTCATTTAACACCTCAATTTGATGAAATATGCAATCAAAATGATATTATACCAATCTGCATGCCAGCACATTCATCGCACCTTCtacaacctcttgatgtggGCTGTTTCGCGCCTTTGAAGAAGGCATATGGCCGTTTGGTTGAGAATAAGGCACGGCGCAACTTCAACCATATTGACAAACTTGACTTTCTTGAGGCCTATCCACAAGCCCGTACAGAAGTCTTTAAGACTGAGAATATCAAAAACAGCTTTGCAGCAGCTGGATTGGTCCCATTTAATCCAGAACGAGTGCTTGAGAAGCTTAATATACAGCTTAAGACTCCTACACCACCAGGCAGCCGATCTACCGATTCAGCACCTAAAACACCCCACAATCTCAAGCAACTAGAGAAGCAGGCATCTACAATCAAGAAGCTTCTAGGGCAGCGTACAGAGAGTCCTCCGAGCCCAGTAAATGATGCAATAAACCGGCTTGTCAAAGGATGTGAAATCCACATGAATACCGCAATCcttctcaccaaagaagtCCAGGATTTACAAGCTGCACATGAGAAAAAGCGGCAACAAAAGAAGCGATCCAAGCGACAGATAGCTCATACAGGTGGCCTGTCTATCCAAGAAGGCATAGACCTTATGCAGCGGAGGAATGAGGCCCAGGAAGCTGAAGATACTATACAGATGGAGactgtaacgggctag
- a CDS encoding crinkler effector domain-containing protein (COG:S;~EggNog:ENOG410PPVP;~InterPro:IPR027417): MAAAITSWVLNPIQSLTMSRPRTRKLWCAVSGNLRRPFSIECVADQDDIETLMKKIWEEIKEDIKRTTPHYSRLSLYSPVVQLNDEEEFRIDDGEFLHPRRMITSLFPKSEDPDVDIVVVSGDITTRKRKRSESQSVNLPPERPITEEPRICPREHTVSELAAILDDVNIVHVRGTPASGKTYLSELLRDHYRKEGRRVFLITEWEKLNPKNPWGSFVELVKNSNEELEDAPASFNTTSSQSEQGHSWVVTSDTVILVDEAQKTYSDSVLWNTIFKERQKSVCAYNFRLCLFCSYGSPGTGPDQTFFTPVTLVNKQRISLTPQSQPGSPSIGLFYSKEEFRDVVSRLIKYLYKQKFSFDEGALDYIFVLSGGHPGAVESLVNVIFQNYRHEIKHRHLRTLTEDHVIWFLEDTATVFDKLSRESVNRSFPHIERCTSKISNILNKITEEGSVPFDLNDADIRFCYQNGWIHRVALDGDDIAVLPSRLHEKYIEYWIGTMSKPLPARFDSLLKLCKEILSKFSIMNLRHSAEGKKMSTASQPKPVEAQYQSEFYRGFVHTAGQGVPISSEWSRTKDGRVDFYIPEKKWAIELLRNHIKVEEHISRFKEGGKYHPWLKENMVEDWIIIDCATSLPTKEYSESRLWHAVFVNDYSELQLYNHQKVLMMSVHLRG; encoded by the exons ATGGCtgccgccatcaccagctgggtgctcaacccaatccaatctttgacaatgtctcgaccacgTACTCGCAAATTATGGTGCGCTGTCTCTGGCAACCTTAGGCGGCCATTCTCTATTGAGTGTGTTGCAGACCAAGACGATATTGAGACACTCATGAAGAAAATATGGGAAGAAATCAAGGAAGACATCAAGAGAACTACACCCCACTACAGCCGACTCTCTCTCTACAGCCCTGTGGTGCAACtcaatgatgaagaggagttcaggattgatgatggtgaattcctacatccacgccgaatgattACATCACTCTTCCCCAAAAGCGaggatccagatgtggatattgttgttgtgagcggagATATCACTAcacggaaacggaagcgctctGAATCACAAAGCG TGAACTTACCTCCGGAACGGCCCATCACAGAGGAACCACGCATATGTCCTCGAGAGCATACAGTGTCAGAACTCgcggccattttggatgacgtgaacatagtccatgtgcgtgggactccagccagtgggaaaacatATCTCTCTGAACTCCTGAGGGACCATTATCgaaaagagggaagaagggtTTTTTTGATCACAGAATGGGAAAAACTGAATCCCAAGAATCCTTGGGGAAGTTTTGTCGAGCTTGTTAAGAATTCAAATGAAGAACTAGAAGATGCCCCTGCTAGTTTCAACACAACTTCATCACAGTCAGAACAGGGTCACTCTTGGGTTGTGACATCAGACACTGTGATTCtcgtggatgaggcacagaaGACTTACAGTGATTCtgtgctctggaacacaattTTCAAAGAGAGACAGAAGTCTGTCTGTGCATACAattttcgactatgtcttttctgctcttatgGCAGTCCAGGcacaggcccagatcaaacattcttcactccagttACCCTTGTCAACAAACAACGCATCTCATTGACACCACAAAGCCAGCCAGGCTCACCATCTATAGGCTTATTTTAcagcaaagaagagttcaggGATGTTGTTTCACGATTGATCAAGTATCTCTATAAGCAAAAGTTCagttttgatgaaggtgccctGGACTACATATTTGTGCTATCAGGTGGTCATCCAGGAGCGGTTGAATCCCTAGTCAACGTAATTTTCCAG AACTACCGCCATGAGATCAAGCATAGACATCTTAgaaccttgacagaagatcatgtcatctggttcctggaaGATACTGCCACAGTCTTTGACAAGCTTAGTAGAGAGTCAGttaatcgctcttttccTCATATAGAGAGGTGCACAAGCAAGATTTCAAACATATTGAACAAAATTACAGAGGAAGGAagtgttccatttgatctCAATGATGCAGACATCAGGTTCTGCTATCAGAatggttggattcacagggtagctctggatggtgatgatattgcagttttgccatcgcgcttacatgaaaa atacatcgaatattggattggcacaatgtcaaaacccctgcctgccagatttgactcCCTACTgaaattatgcaaagaaattctcagcaaattctctatcatgaacttaaggcattcagctgagggcaaaaaaatgtcaactgcatcacaacccaaACCTGTGGAAGCCCAGTATCAAAGTGAGTTCTACAGGGGATTTGTCCATAcagcagggcaaggtgtaccgatatccagtgaatggtcaaggaccaaggatggtcgagtggatttctatatcccagaaaagaaatgggcgattGAATTGTTGAGAAATCATATCAAAGTTGAggaacatatctctcgattcaaggagggtggcaaatatcatccctggctgaaggagaatATGGTcgaggattggatcataatcgactgtgcgacttcCTTACCAACCAAAG AGTACTCTGAGTCTAGACTGTGGCATGCTGTGTTtgtcaatgattattctgaattgcagttgtataaccatcagaaagttcttatgatgtctgtgcatctacgTGGCTGA
- a CDS encoding uncharacterized protein (COG:K;~EggNog:ENOG410PZMI;~InterPro:IPR036236,IPR036864,IPR007219,IPR013087, IPR001138;~PFAM:PF00172;~go_function: GO:0000981 - DNA-binding transcription factor activity, RNA polymerase II-specific [Evidence IEA];~go_function: GO:0003677 - DNA binding [Evidence IEA];~go_function: GO:0008270 - zinc ion binding [Evidence IEA];~go_process: GO:0006351 - transcription, DNA-templated [Evidence IEA];~go_process: GO:0006355 - regulation of transcription, DNA-templated [Evidence IEA]), whose product MDHSVSKRQFACQHPGCNATYRRKEHLSRHEAQHNQRQPFHCSICGHDFGRSDTLRRHVRRNHKINEPIRRVRQACANCRGMKSRCEGGAPCSECLRRKIFCSLMNQDEVAGAESSDKWIHRTPTLPPNSSFSSQLHCNEKERQALQLYFELFHPHWPFIHQGSFNVLSETPLLLQAMVAIGLWVSGEQSAQSVAIDLHKMLNVAILQQKDRWDASVAENACSSCTWRIPTYQAILLHIIFSMIHKGDVHVGLDLRPTLPSADTDLLESLVLSCKRLGMFYYPNMLARFQEDELPSYVWVSIEEVKRFDLALYKVWKTLGNRVNRKRGATGVASQGLEAAELQFPLPKNDPLWNAITKHEWLAAITEDVEYNKLRDTREDEWISKSAEPLRAVEYQHFTE is encoded by the exons ATGGACCATTCAGTTTCGAAAAGACAATTTGCATGCCAACATCCAGGCTGCAATGCAACCTACCGACGCAAAGAGCATCTGAGTCGCCACGAGGCGCAACACAACCAGCGGCAGCCATTCCATTGTTCAATCTGCGGTCATGATTTCGGACGGAG TGACACTCTTCGTCGGCATGTGCGACGGAACCACAAAATCAACGAGCCCATACGTCGCGTACGGCAAGCCTGTGCAAACTGCCGGGGCATGAAGTCTCGATGTGAAGGAGGGGCCCCATGTAGCGAGTGCCTACGCCGCAAGATCTTTTGCTCTCTTATGAACCAGGATGAGGTGGCCGGCGCTGAATCTTCGGATAAGTGGATACATCGAACGCCGACTCTGCCGCCCAATAGTTCATTTTCCTCCCAACTACATTGCAATGAGAAAGAACGCCAGGCCCTTCAATTGTATTTTGAGTTATTCCATCCCCATTGGCCATTTATCCACCAAGGATCGTTCAATGTACTCAGTGaaacccctctcctgttgcAAGCAATGGTTGCCATTGGCCTCTGGGTTAGTGGGGAACAGAGCGCGCAGTCCGTAGCAATCGACCTCCATAAAATGCTGAATGTAGCCATACTTCAACAGAAG GATAGATGGGACGCTTCGGTCGCAGAAAATGCATGCAGCTCGTGTACTTGGCGGATCCCCACATATCAGGCCATCCTACTGCACATAATTTTTTCTATGATACACAAAGGTGACGTCCACGTTGGTTTGGATCTGAGGCCTACTCTCCCGTCTGCGGACACCGATCTCCTCGAGTCTCTCGTCCTGAGTTGCAAAAGGCTAGGCATGTTTTATTACCCAAACATGCTTGCGCGATTTCAAGAAGATGAACTGCCATCATATGTTTGGGTAAGTATTGAGGAAGTAAAACGGTTTGATCTCGCCCTATACAAAGTTTGGAAGACCCTGGGCAACCGTGTCAACCGGAAGAGAGGTGCCACTGGTGTCGCAAGTCAGGGACTCGAAGCAGCCGAGCTGCAGTTTCCTTTACCGAAGAATGATCCTCTGTGGAACGCTATAACCAAGCATGAATGGCTCGCTGCTATCACAGAGGATGTGGAATATAACAAGCTACGTGACACCAGAGAAGACGAATGGATTTCCAAGTCTGCAGAGCCTTTGCGGGCGGTCGAGTATCAGCATTTTACAGAGTGA
- a CDS encoding uncharacterized protein (COG:S;~EggNog:ENOG410PSS4;~SECRETED:SignalP(1-18)), whose product MLVSIPLTVAALVTSAFADTHTQGVCIDTPGSGVQVYNKAATEKACDAYKSRNTGSKQWDQCPDCTLKSERDLLYYCESDSEHIGGDELNYYCTQNGAGDSVAW is encoded by the exons ATGTTGGTTTCTATTCCACTCACTGTTGCAGCCCTGGTCACTAG TGCCTTTGCAGACACTCACACTCAAGGTGTCTGTATCGATACTCCTGGCTCTGGAGTG CAAGTATACAATAAAGCTGCCACTGAAAAGGCATGTGATGCTTATAAGAGCCGAAATACCGGTAGCAAGCAATGGGATCAATGCCCTGACTGTACACTGAAAAGTGAGCGAGACCTGTTGTACTACTGTGAGTCCGACAGCGAGCACATTGGAGGTGACGAGTTGAATTATTATTGCACTCAAAATGGTGCGGGAGATAGCGTGGCTTGGTAA
- a CDS encoding zinc-dependent alcohol dehydrogenase family protein (COG:Q;~EggNog:ENOG410PKZW;~InterPro:IPR013154,IPR013149,IPR036291,IPR011032, IPR020843;~PFAM:PF00107,PF08240,PF13602;~TransMembrane:1 (i162-183o);~go_function: GO:0016491 - oxidoreductase activity [Evidence IEA];~go_process: GO:0055114 - oxidation-reduction process [Evidence IEA]), with translation MSVQSYKAFRRTTDGSSVEQVEEKLPSSLHPDEVLIRIHAVSLNYRDVAMMNGKYPVKVIDRGIPASDCAAEVVAVGSEVTDFKQGDHVAPIFDLNNLTGTEDETATLGGDIDGVLRQFAIFDQKVLIHLPNHLSWEEAACITCAGTTAWTALEMPRSNGTALLQGTGGVSMIALLICLAAGIRPIITSSSDEKLEIARSLGGPGAVDTINYRTYPEWDEQARHLTGGRGVDVVVENVGPTTMAQSLRSLARRGTVSLVGFLGGFKTDQVLDTIGPVLVKSAVIRGIATGSKTDYQNLCNFLAAKKVSLKSLLDDATFTFEESRAALDHLYAAKHMGKVVIRM, from the exons ATGTCAGTCCAGTCGTACAAAGCGTTTCGACGCACCACAGATGGTTCATCTGTTGAGCAGGTGGAAGAGAAGCTGCCATCGTCACTCCATCCCGATGAAGTCTTGATTCGCATCCATGCTGTTTCCCTTAACTACCGAGATGTTGCGATGATGAACGGGAAGTACCCAGTCAAAGTGATTGACAGAGGTATCCCTGCATCCGATTGTGCTGCAGAGGTTGTTGCAGTTGGATCTGAAGTGACAGATTTCAAGCAGGGGGATCATGTTGCACCCATTTTTGATTTGAACAATCTCACTGGAACCGAGGACGAAACTGCAACTTTAGGTGGAGACATTGATGGTGTGTTGCGACAATTTGCAATTTTTGACCAAAAGGTGTTGATACACTTGCCGAACCACCTTTCCTGGGAAGAG GCGGCTTGTATCACGTGCGCTGGAACAACTGCTTGGACAGCTTTAGAGATGCCGCGGTCAAATGGTACCGCATTACTTCAAG GTACTGGGGGTGTCAGCATGATTGCTCTATTGATCTGCTTGGCAGCTGGCATTCGCCCCATTATCACATCTTCCTCTGATGAAAAGCTTGAAATAGCGCGTTCTTTGGGTGGGCCAGGAGCTGTGGACACCATTAATTACCGGACCTACCCTGAGTGGGATGAACAGGCGCGTCATCTTACAGGTGGGCGAGGTGTTGATGTTGTGGTCGAAAATGTGGGCCCTACCACTATGGCCCAGAGTCTCCGTTCGCTTGCCCGCAGAGGGACTGTTTCACTGGTCGGCTTTTTAGGGGGATTCAAAACAGACCAAGTTCTTGACACAATTGGACCTGTGCTAGTGAAGAGTGCGGTGATTAG GGGGATTGCTACTGGCTCTAAGACTGACTACCAGAATCTCTGCAACTTTCTAGCAGCGAAGAAAGTTAGTCTGAAGTCTCTACTGGATGATGCCACCTTCACCTTTGAAGAATCACGAGCTGCACTTGATCATCTTTATGCTGCCAAACATATGGGCAAGGTTGTCATCAGGATGTAA
- the NBP2 gene encoding adaptor protein NBP2 (COG:T;~EggNog:ENOG410PKCU;~InterPro:IPR001452,IPR036028;~PFAM:PF07653,PF00018,PF14604;~go_function: GO:0005515 - protein binding [Evidence IEA]): MTTTTTMTPSSPPPTEQQQSPTHLTTTLQPIVTERPSNQRSSASYAKDRLSTFSNVSYSSQNRSRPGSHVFPVFHSSLSYALVRDFAYPPIHPLHYGPLPPRASAVSTPVSEQRRLSDPPAPWDSSRGQWSTQPWTTENSYGNQQLPAMSFGDGPPYSEDEDLHSPVFRHRKNKSTGTVLIGRRGRSPGRSIPSRYVAEDPERGTLVSMNADGSETYYVNGGDPSDDGPGGEYVTYPADESHYSHLMDGGTYGNPQSYEGDAGFDSEDDDPYTRDFQFAVGCPDEEMHGKAVALFDFTREHENELPLVEGQVILVSYRHGQGWLVAEDPKTGESGLVPEEFVRLLRDIEGGLTSLNDEFEPESTESQDTTPTQQTPGETDKIATTNGEESKEDNGKQPAVVSVSDKSEQGTGSAPADDNNGSPEKKPEDENHASLSTKT, encoded by the coding sequence ATGACAACTACTACGACCATGACTCCTAGCTCGCCGCCTCCCacggagcagcagcagagtcCGACGCACTTAACCACCACTCTACAGCCAATTGTCACGGAACGGCCGTCCAACCAGCGATCGTCCGCATCCTACGCAAAGGATCGTTTATCCACGTTCTCGAATGTCTCCTACAGCTCTCAAAACCGCTCGCGCCCCGGATCGCATGTTTTCCCCGTATTCCATTCCAGTTTGTCGTATGCTCTGGTCCGCGACTTCGCATACCCTCCGATCCATCCTCTCCACTacggaccgctaccccctcgCGCATCCGCTGTGTCGACACCAGTGAGTGAACAGCGTCGCCTCTCGGATCCTCCCGCGCCCTGGGACAGTTCGCGCGGTCAGTGGTCGACACAGCCATGGACCACTGAAAACAGTTATGGAAATCAACAACTTCCTGCAATGTCCTTTGGCGATGGCCCTCCATATAGCGAAGATGAGGACTTGCATAGCCCCGTGTTCCGTCACCGGAAGAACAAGTCGACTGGAACCGTCTTGATCGGGAGGCGCGGCAGGAGTCCTGGACGTAGCATTCCATCTCGCTACGTGGCAGAGGACCCGGAGCGCGGAACATTGGTTAGCATGAACGCAGATGGCAGTGAAACTTATTATGTGAATGGCGGAGATCCATCAGATGACGGGCCGGGAGGCGAGTATGTCACATATCCGGCGGATGAGAGCCACTATTCACATTTGATGGATGGCGGTACATACGGCAACCCACAAAGCTATGAAGGAGATGCGGGCTTCGACTCAGAGGACGACGATCCGTATACCCGCGACTTCCAATTCGCCGTTGGGTGCCCTGACGAAGAAATGCATGGTAAAGCAGTGGCGCTCTTCGACTTCACGAGAGAGCACGAGAACGAATTGCCGTTAGTCGAAGGCCAGGTGATTCTCGTCTCGTACCGACACGGACAGGGCTGGCTTGTAGCGGAAGACCCTAAGACTGGTGAGAGCGGCTTGGTTCCTGAGGAGTTTGTTCGGTTACTCCGGGACATTGAGGGTGGATTGACGTCCTTGAACGACGAATTTGAACCGGAGTCGACGGAGTCCCAGGATACGACGCCCACGCAACAGACCCCAGGAGAAACGGACAAGATCGCTACCACAAATGGGGAGGAAAGCAAAGAAGACAACGGCAAGCAACCAGCCGTGGTTTCTGTCAGTGACAAGTCGGAGCAAGGAACTGGTTCCGCCCCTGCAGATGACAACAACGGTTCTCCGGAGAAGAAACCCGAGGATGAAAACCATGCCAGCCTTTCGACGAAGACATGA
- a CDS encoding uncharacterized protein (COG:S;~EggNog:ENOG410PRQZ;~SECRETED:SignalP(1-20)), with product MKVHLFFLISLCINSSLVGALPSDKTMSPKNIGHDKAVLLLHDGTTKTIDKKDLRLNLGSVALAPPTDSFPKFFETNYSNSTSSRRLSKRAGAQFIIPLPDAEFLGWDIPMSTIVHANEADATAAMAQGQSIANSISVSTSLTATVEKFLQIGTTINYQWTETATLTGTVTMTIPKNRWGAIVSNPLTFRKSGYIFNGQPGSAQYEYFQADSFTQNTYTYGQNSLSWVKGVVTTCLGDSYPLKRCLGEGEMK from the coding sequence ATGAAGGTGCACTTGTTTTTCCTGATCTCCCTCTGTATCAATAGTTCACTTGTTGGTGCTCTACCCTCCGACAAGACTATGAGCCCCAAGAACATTGGACATGACAAGGCCGTCCTCCTCCTGCACGATGGAACCACAAAGACTATCGACAAAAAGGATCTAAGGCTCAATCTGGGTAGCGTTGCTCTCGCGCCCCCTACCGATTCTTTCCCTAAATTCTTCGAGACCAATTATAGCAATTCCACCTCGTCAAGGCGTCTGAGCAAGCGCGCCGGTGCCCAGTTCATCATCCCTCTTCCTGATGCCGAATTCCTTGGCTGGGACATCCCAATGTCCACCATCGTCCATGCCAACGAGGCCGATGCCACCGCTGCTATGGCTCAAGGCCAGAGTATCGCAAACAGCATCTCAGTTAGTACCTCGCTCACGGCCACAGTTGAGAAATTCCTACAGATCGGTACAACCATCAACTACCAGTGGACAGAGACCGCCACGCTCACCGGTACGGTTACGATGACAATTCCGAAGAACAGATGGGGCGCGATCGTTAGCAACCCTCTGACCTTTCGCAAGAGCGGGTACATTTTCAACGGACAACCTGGAAGTGCACAATACGAGTACTTCCAGGCGGATTCTTTCACCCAGAATACCTATACCTACGGTCAGAACTCCCTGTCCTGGGTAAAGGGTGTGGTTACAACTTGCTTGGGGGATTCTTACCCTCTGAAGCGCTGCCTTGGGGAGGGTGAAATGAAATAG
- a CDS encoding NAD(P)/FAD-dependent oxidoreductase (COG:S;~EggNog:ENOG410PPZF;~InterPro:IPR036188,IPR023753;~PFAM:PF07992,PF13738,PF00070;~go_function: GO:0016491 - oxidoreductase activity [Evidence IEA];~go_process: GO:0055114 - oxidation-reduction process [Evidence IEA]), translating to MASKTIVIIGASFAGIPTAHALLKDVPSTKVILINPSKKFFFNIAAPRIIARPKAFRPEQYLLSIEKQFSHYSQDAFEFVLGLATSINIDTKTVTVNNERVITFDYLVIATGSTTHSMTDTNSIPIPFKQPASDDTQVLIEKAQDHISRANRVIIGGAGPIGVEVAGEIAEAAEERGAHVTVTLISATDRVLSMLKPRASEVAEQQLRHKNVEIIRSARVTSVSQSVDSSTWTVTLHNGETLQADAYIPTTGVVPNNSFIPQELLDMQGWVKVDAELRVQGRNGKKLPIFAAGDITHNSMRLSFKAAEQAAIVAANLKAEVCQKGQKRMYDQGSNMMMIVPIGASGGSGQIFGWTPWNMLVKFIKSKDFFIARAESMIAAK from the coding sequence ATGGCCTCGAAGACTATTGTCATTATTGGCGCTTCGTTCGCAGGCATCCCGACTGCGCACGCACTGCTCAAAGATGTCCCTTCAACCAAAGTGATCTTGATCAATCCATCCAAAAAGTTCTTCTTCAATATCGCAGCGCCGCGTATAATAGCCCGGCCAAAGGCGTTCCGTCCAGAGCAGTACCTTTTGTCGATCGAAAAGCAGTTCTCTCACTATTCGCAGGATGCATTTGAATTTGTCCTTGGGCTTGCGACATCAATCAACATAGACACGAAAACCGTGACTGTGAATAACGAAAGGGTAATCACGTTCGACTATCTTGTTATTGCTACCGGGAGCACGACGCATTCCATGACCGATACGAACAGCATACCCAttccattcaaacagccagCGTCCGACGATACACAAGTCTTGATCGAAAAGGCACAGGACCATATCAGCCGAGCCAACAGGGTCATTATCGGGGGTGCCGGGCCAATTGGGGTTGAAGTAGCAGGCGAAATTGCAGAGGCTGCTGAAGAACGCGGAGCACATGTTACTGTCACCCTCATCTCTGCAACTGACCGAGTTCTGTCGATGTTGAAACCCCGTGCTAGTGAGGTTGCGGAGCAACAACTCAGACACAAGAATGTGGAAATCATCCGATCTGCAAGGGTCACTAGCGTTTCTCAATCAGTAGATTCTTCGACCTGGACTGTGACGTTACACAATGGCGAGACTTTGCAAGCTGATGCCTACATTCCTACAACTGGAGTGGTACCAAATAACAGCTTCATCCCACAAGAGCTCCTTGATATGCAAGGCTGGGTCAAGGTTGACGCAGAGCTGCGCGTGCAGGGCAGGAAcggcaagaagctgccaataTTTGCTGCAGGAGACATCACTCATAATTCCATGCGACTTTCTTTCAAAGCAGCAGAGCAAGCTGCTATTGTGGCTGCAAACCTGAAAGCCGAGGTCTGCCAGAAGGGCCAGAAGCGCATGTACGACCAAGGAAGCAACATGATGATGATTGTTCCTATCGGCGCGTCTGGCGGGTCGGGGCAGATCTTTGGATGGACCCCTTGGAACATGTTGgtcaaattcatcaagtCAAAGGATTTTTTTATAGCCCGGGCCGAGTCGATGATTGCGGCAAAGTGA